From a region of the Vaginimicrobium propionicum genome:
- a CDS encoding UDP-N-acetylglucosamine 1-carboxyvinyltransferase, with the protein MTNISPEKIGRLIRDARLHRGMTQSDLAKALKSSQSAVHRIETGHQNVTLEMVNRIAEALSSTLITTQATPNFRITGCRPLSGSIAVRSSKNAAVSLLCASLLNAGRTVLRGIARIEEVSRLIEVLNSIGVKTEWSVDGKDLTVRRPETLDISSLNRTAGEKTRSIIMFLGPLMHLMDDFTLPYAGGCDLGTRTVEPHLQALRHFGLNVVATEGNYRAHVNRQPALDRHIVLTERGDTVTENALLAAAMAKGTTVIRNASPNYMVQDLCVFLTALGVKIDGIGTTTLKIVGTQEISKDIEYIISEDPIEAMSLITAGIVTGCEITVQRAPIEFLEIELSVLAEMGQQYSISPEYLSGNGFTRLVDITVHPSELHAAVDKIHPMPFPGLNIDNLPFFAVIAACAHGTTLIHDWVYETRASHLLDLNKLGARTKLFDLHRLEITGPTKWRARDMVSPPALRPAMCVMLAMLAARGTSVLRDVYVINRGYEELPHRLSALGAEVEEFTEADDLDS; encoded by the coding sequence GTGACCAATATATCTCCAGAGAAAATCGGACGGTTGATTCGTGACGCTCGTCTGCATCGGGGAATGACTCAAAGCGACTTAGCGAAAGCCCTAAAATCTAGCCAGTCTGCGGTGCATCGGATCGAAACAGGTCACCAGAATGTGACCCTGGAGATGGTTAACCGAATAGCTGAGGCGTTGTCCTCTACGTTAATTACCACTCAGGCGACACCGAATTTTCGGATAACTGGTTGTCGTCCACTTTCTGGCTCAATAGCAGTACGTTCTTCAAAGAATGCTGCTGTATCGCTGTTGTGCGCAAGTTTGTTGAATGCTGGGCGCACAGTGCTGCGCGGTATTGCACGGATTGAGGAAGTTAGTCGCCTAATCGAGGTACTTAACTCTATTGGGGTCAAAACGGAGTGGTCGGTAGACGGAAAAGACTTAACTGTTAGGCGTCCTGAGACATTAGATATTTCAAGTTTGAACCGCACAGCAGGTGAGAAAACTCGCTCTATCATTATGTTTCTTGGGCCATTAATGCATTTAATGGACGATTTCACACTCCCCTACGCTGGCGGATGCGATCTTGGAACCCGTACTGTTGAACCGCATCTGCAAGCTCTTCGTCACTTCGGATTAAACGTAGTAGCCACTGAGGGAAATTACCGCGCACATGTTAACCGGCAACCAGCCCTTGATCGTCATATCGTTTTGACTGAACGCGGCGATACCGTTACTGAAAATGCCTTATTAGCGGCGGCTATGGCTAAAGGTACAACTGTTATCCGCAATGCCTCACCGAACTATATGGTTCAAGATCTATGCGTATTCTTGACTGCCCTCGGCGTAAAAATTGATGGTATTGGCACCACGACCCTAAAAATTGTTGGTACTCAAGAAATATCGAAAGATATCGAATACATAATTTCAGAAGACCCCATCGAGGCAATGAGCTTAATCACTGCCGGTATCGTTACTGGATGCGAGATCACTGTACAGCGAGCACCAATAGAGTTTTTAGAAATTGAATTATCTGTGCTGGCTGAAATGGGTCAGCAATATTCGATAAGCCCCGAATACCTATCTGGTAATGGTTTTACCCGTCTAGTGGATATCACTGTTCATCCATCAGAACTACATGCTGCCGTCGACAAAATTCACCCAATGCCTTTCCCAGGGCTAAATATCGACAATCTGCCATTCTTCGCTGTTATTGCTGCTTGTGCTCATGGCACCACTTTGATTCACGACTGGGTTTACGAAACTAGAGCTAGTCACCTACTTGACCTGAACAAATTAGGTGCCCGCACCAAACTCTTCGATCTGCACCGGCTAGAAATAACTGGTCCAACAAAATGGCGTGCTCGCGATATGGTTTCCCCACCAGCCCTGCGACCAGCAATGTGCGTAATGCTTGCCATGTTAGCTGCAAGAGGAACTTCCGTCTTGCGCGATGTTTACGTTATCAATCGCGGCTACGAGGAACTCCCCCACCGACTAAGCGCTTTGGGAGCTGAAGTGGAGGAGTTTACTGAGGCCGACGATTTAGATAGTTAA
- a CDS encoding RNA polymerase-binding protein RbpA has product MSDRALRGVGLGAKSFEDEEGIEFAERHVLGFVCNNGHEFEIPFSTEADLPAEWECPRCGEVAERSDGTKPDEKKIKPVRTHWDMLLERRSVEDLEKLLAERLEVVRNRVQY; this is encoded by the coding sequence ATGAGTGATCGTGCGCTACGCGGTGTTGGATTAGGTGCTAAGAGTTTCGAGGACGAAGAGGGCATCGAATTCGCTGAACGCCATGTGCTGGGTTTTGTATGTAACAATGGGCACGAATTCGAGATACCGTTCTCTACCGAAGCAGATCTACCGGCCGAATGGGAATGCCCACGCTGCGGTGAGGTTGCTGAACGCAGTGACGGAACGAAACCTGATGAGAAAAAAATCAAACCAGTACGCACCCACTGGGACATGTTATTGGAGCGTCGTTCTGTCGAGGATTTAGAGAAGCTTTTGGCTGAACGTCTCGAAGTCGTACGCAATCGGGTGCAATATTAA
- a CDS encoding methionine ABC transporter permease — MDADKMTALLLNATGETLLMVVPAVIFAVILGLPLGVGAYLSAVGGLRENVAVAKVLGFIIDMGRSLPFIIMLVVVSPLTKILIGTTIGPIAAIVPLTIAAAPFIARLFETSLREVQKGKIDAGEVMGASTWQMVWHVLLPEALPSLVSNVIVTYVALIGYSAMAGAIGGGGLGDIAMRYGYQRNEWAITYWAVAILLILTMGMQWVGDRCARALAHR; from the coding sequence GTGGACGCAGATAAGATGACTGCCCTTTTGCTGAACGCCACCGGCGAAACGCTGTTGATGGTGGTACCTGCAGTAATTTTTGCGGTAATTCTCGGCTTGCCGTTGGGTGTTGGAGCCTATCTGAGCGCTGTGGGGGGCCTACGCGAAAATGTTGCAGTTGCCAAAGTGCTCGGTTTCATCATTGACATGGGTCGTTCTCTGCCATTCATAATCATGTTAGTGGTGGTTTCTCCCCTAACCAAGATATTGATCGGTACAACGATTGGCCCGATTGCAGCAATTGTGCCGTTGACTATTGCTGCCGCGCCTTTCATTGCCAGACTTTTTGAAACTTCTTTACGTGAGGTGCAAAAAGGGAAAATTGACGCCGGCGAGGTAATGGGAGCATCAACCTGGCAGATGGTTTGGCACGTACTGTTGCCTGAGGCTTTACCCAGTTTGGTATCTAATGTCATCGTCACATACGTGGCTTTGATTGGCTACTCGGCGATGGCTGGTGCCATTGGGGGTGGTGGTTTGGGTGATATCGCTATGCGTTATGGCTATCAGCGCAATGAGTGGGCAATCACGTACTGGGCGGTGGCAATTTTGCTGATCCTAACTATGGGCATGCAGTGGGTCGGCGACCGTTGTGCCCGCGCTCTAGCCCACCGCTGA
- the ahpF gene encoding alkyl hydroperoxide reductase subunit F: protein MVKRLLDENLSNQLKALMPRISQPVVLVYSLDEREASANLEQLLKDIASLSDKITTHRDDEYHTRKPSFSITRPDSDISITFAGIPMGHEFSSLVLALLQVGGNPIKESPEVIEQVRNLPGDYNFVTYMSLSCQNCPTVVQALNTMAVINPRIKHTAVEGSLFPDEINELGIKTVPNMYLNGQQFGQGRTTIEDFINKLDTKASARIEKELSSKAPYDVLVIGQGPAGVTAAIYAVRKGLRVGLIGERFGGQVNDTVAIENFISQPYTEGSKLVSEFANHADSYPIDLMNSLTVTGIKPSDGGLHEVQVGQGRLQAKAIIIATGANWRLLNVPGEDEYRNKGVTFCPHCDAPLFKGKPVAVVGGGNSGIEAAIDIAAHASHVSVVEFMPECRADTVLMDALNKLPNTSVITNAETKEIIGDGKQVTGLKYTDRANGEEKTIDVDGVFIQIGLVPNTAFVKDVLKLNDKREIVTDGRGATAIPGIYAAGDCADTAYKQIVVAEGSGAVAALTAWDKLIRG, encoded by the coding sequence ATGGTTAAGCGTCTACTGGATGAGAATCTGTCGAATCAGTTAAAGGCCTTGATGCCTCGAATTAGTCAGCCGGTCGTCCTCGTCTATTCATTAGATGAGCGCGAAGCTTCAGCTAACTTAGAGCAATTACTCAAGGACATTGCTTCCCTATCCGATAAGATCACCACGCATCGAGACGACGAATACCACACTAGGAAACCGAGTTTTTCCATCACTAGGCCAGACAGTGATATTTCAATCACTTTTGCCGGCATTCCGATGGGTCACGAATTTTCCTCTCTTGTGCTAGCGCTCCTCCAAGTCGGCGGCAACCCCATCAAGGAAAGTCCCGAAGTTATTGAACAGGTTCGCAACCTGCCAGGTGACTACAATTTTGTTACCTATATGTCGCTTAGCTGCCAAAACTGCCCAACAGTTGTTCAAGCGCTAAATACTATGGCCGTTATTAACCCTAGGATTAAACACACAGCGGTTGAGGGCTCGCTATTCCCAGACGAAATCAACGAATTGGGGATAAAAACTGTGCCGAATATGTACCTAAATGGCCAACAGTTCGGTCAAGGGCGTACCACTATCGAAGATTTCATCAACAAGTTAGATACGAAAGCTTCTGCTCGTATCGAGAAGGAGCTTTCCAGCAAGGCACCATATGATGTGCTAGTGATCGGTCAGGGTCCAGCTGGCGTCACGGCGGCTATCTACGCCGTCCGTAAAGGGTTGCGCGTCGGGCTGATAGGTGAACGTTTCGGCGGTCAAGTAAATGACACGGTGGCTATCGAAAACTTCATTTCGCAGCCTTATACCGAAGGCTCCAAATTGGTTAGCGAGTTCGCTAATCACGCAGACAGTTACCCGATAGATCTTATGAATTCGCTAACTGTCACAGGCATAAAACCAAGTGATGGTGGGCTACATGAGGTTCAGGTTGGTCAAGGCCGTTTGCAAGCTAAAGCGATCATCATTGCAACCGGCGCGAATTGGCGGTTACTTAACGTCCCCGGTGAGGACGAATACCGCAATAAAGGGGTCACTTTCTGTCCTCACTGTGACGCTCCCCTATTTAAGGGCAAACCTGTTGCCGTTGTAGGTGGTGGAAATTCTGGAATTGAAGCCGCCATTGATATTGCTGCCCATGCTTCACACGTTAGCGTCGTGGAGTTCATGCCTGAATGTCGCGCCGACACTGTGCTCATGGATGCACTAAATAAATTGCCCAATACTTCAGTAATTACTAATGCTGAAACAAAAGAGATTATTGGAGATGGCAAGCAAGTTACCGGCCTGAAATACACCGACCGTGCCAATGGCGAAGAAAAGACTATTGATGTTGATGGGGTCTTTATTCAGATTGGTTTGGTGCCAAATACTGCCTTCGTAAAAGATGTTCTTAAGCTAAATGACAAGCGCGAGATCGTCACCGATGGGCGTGGAGCAACAGCAATTCCAGGAATTTACGCTGCTGGCGACTGTGCCGACACTGCCTATAAACAAATTGTGGTAGCTGAAGGTTCAGGAGCTGTCGCGGCGTTAACTGCTTGGGACAAATTAATTCGCGGCTAG
- a CDS encoding MetQ/NlpA family ABC transporter substrate-binding protein, translating into MKKSLKIAAGLAAAALLLTGCSKSSETNERTWEKTDDGLTIVTVGATPTPHGEILAYIQETQAKEAGLSINVKEFNDYKQPNAALDSGSLDANYFQHQPYLDDAVDQFGYKIETLTPVHLEPLGVYSQKVKSLKDLPEGAKIGVPNDPTNEGRALRLLVDEGLIELENPDDLNATPINISRNDKKLEIVELEAPQVARSLPDLDAAVINSNFALVNGLDPINDTIATERADDNPYANVLVVRSEDKNEGPLKKLAELLCSTQTQDWITQKYQGSVVPACK; encoded by the coding sequence ATGAAAAAATCGTTAAAGATTGCTGCTGGTTTGGCCGCAGCCGCCTTGTTATTAACTGGCTGTTCTAAATCCTCCGAAACCAATGAGCGGACTTGGGAAAAAACCGACGACGGGCTAACCATTGTCACTGTCGGCGCCACCCCTACCCCGCATGGCGAGATTTTGGCCTACATTCAGGAAACTCAAGCTAAAGAGGCTGGGCTGTCAATCAATGTCAAGGAATTCAACGACTATAAGCAACCAAATGCTGCCCTTGATTCTGGCTCCTTGGACGCCAACTATTTCCAGCATCAGCCTTACTTAGACGATGCCGTAGATCAGTTTGGATACAAGATTGAAACGCTGACACCGGTACATCTGGAGCCGCTAGGCGTTTATTCGCAGAAAGTTAAGTCCCTAAAAGATTTGCCCGAGGGTGCCAAGATTGGTGTCCCTAATGACCCGACTAATGAGGGTCGCGCGCTGCGTTTGCTTGTTGACGAGGGCTTGATTGAGCTTGAAAACCCGGATGACCTCAACGCTACGCCAATCAATATCTCGCGTAATGATAAAAAATTAGAGATTGTTGAGCTTGAAGCCCCACAGGTTGCACGTTCACTTCCCGATTTAGACGCCGCAGTGATCAACTCGAACTTTGCTTTGGTAAACGGCCTAGACCCTATCAATGACACTATTGCGACTGAACGAGCCGATGATAACCCTTATGCAAACGTACTAGTTGTGCGTAGTGAGGATAAGAATGAAGGGCCATTGAAAAAACTGGCTGAACTACTGTGCTCAACCCAAACCCAGGATTGGATTACCCAGAAATATCAAGGTTCTGTTGTTCCAGCCTGCAAATAG
- a CDS encoding YigZ family protein: MMNSYVVPISNSCQNVEILIKKSRFIGYLGHADCEEQARDFLAGVRAEHRQARHVCHAFVIGHNRNIQRFSDDGEPAGTAGAPILDAIKAFKPLPDGGELSDIVVAVVRYFGGILLGTGGLVQAYSQTAAKTLAEAKYTYRTLVSVAEIHVDYADIGRLEQELRGQWRLGETRYEDSGGTLTLYYPIGEIAQLHSQVAALTSGRYQPVEVATRWENFA, from the coding sequence ATGATGAATAGCTATGTCGTTCCCATATCGAACTCATGCCAAAACGTTGAGATCCTAATCAAGAAGTCTCGGTTTATTGGTTACCTTGGTCATGCCGATTGCGAAGAGCAAGCTAGAGATTTTTTGGCGGGGGTACGTGCTGAACATCGCCAAGCCCGCCATGTCTGTCACGCTTTCGTCATCGGCCACAATCGTAATATTCAACGATTCAGTGATGACGGTGAACCGGCTGGGACTGCTGGCGCACCGATATTAGATGCCATAAAGGCGTTCAAACCTCTGCCGGATGGTGGCGAGCTTTCAGACATTGTGGTAGCGGTCGTCAGATATTTTGGTGGCATATTGCTTGGAACTGGCGGGCTGGTTCAGGCTTATTCACAAACTGCAGCAAAAACATTGGCTGAAGCTAAATATACCTACCGTACTTTGGTGTCAGTGGCTGAAATACACGTTGACTACGCCGACATTGGCCGGCTAGAGCAAGAACTTAGAGGCCAATGGCGACTAGGAGAAACCCGATATGAGGATAGCGGCGGCACCTTAACCCTCTACTACCCCATTGGGGAAATAGCACAACTACACTCTCAGGTGGCAGCCTTGACTTCGGGTAGATACCAGCCAGTTGAAGTAGCGACTCGCTGGGAAAACTTTGCCTAA
- a CDS encoding polyprenol monophosphomannose synthase, producing the protein MSEIAGSSIDKVLVIIPTYNEAENIESIVARLRSAVPQASVLIADDNSPDGTGDIADSMAAEDSSVHVMHRAGKQGLGAAYIAGFKWGLANDYQVIVEMDADGSHQPELLPNILAALENADMVKGSRWVKGGATDQEKHREFLSRAANVWIQMAMDIPVRDSTGGFNAFRADILKKIDLDDIESHGYTFQVDMTRRVIEAGGKVSEVPIYFPDRTLGASKMSGGIIAEALMRTAGWGAKRRWNQVKNLFNKAK; encoded by the coding sequence ATGAGTGAGATTGCCGGAAGCAGTATAGATAAAGTGCTGGTCATTATTCCCACCTACAATGAGGCTGAAAATATTGAGTCTATAGTCGCTAGGTTACGTTCTGCCGTACCGCAGGCATCGGTATTAATTGCCGACGATAATTCCCCGGACGGCACTGGCGATATCGCGGACTCTATGGCTGCCGAAGATAGCAGTGTTCATGTTATGCATCGCGCCGGAAAACAAGGTTTGGGAGCGGCGTATATAGCTGGGTTTAAGTGGGGGCTAGCCAACGATTACCAAGTGATAGTTGAGATGGACGCCGATGGCTCTCACCAACCAGAATTATTGCCGAATATACTAGCCGCTCTAGAAAATGCCGATATGGTCAAAGGCTCAAGATGGGTCAAAGGTGGAGCCACAGACCAAGAAAAACATCGCGAGTTTTTATCCCGTGCAGCTAACGTGTGGATTCAGATGGCGATGGATATTCCAGTACGCGATTCCACTGGCGGATTCAACGCTTTTCGTGCTGATATATTGAAGAAGATTGACTTAGACGATATTGAGTCTCACGGATACACCTTCCAAGTCGACATGACTAGGCGAGTAATTGAAGCTGGCGGCAAAGTTAGTGAAGTGCCGATCTACTTTCCTGATCGGACGCTAGGGGCGTCAAAAATGAGTGGTGGAATCATTGCGGAAGCGTTGATGAGAACTGCTGGTTGGGGCGCTAAAAGGCGTTGGAATCAGGTTAAAAATCTTTTTAACAAAGCCAAATAA
- a CDS encoding methionine ABC transporter ATP-binding protein, protein MIKIANLTKIYPPASRNSAPTTALDNINLTVQHGQVMGIIGPSGAGKSTLGRCLTLLTKPTSGTIAVDDIEMTSLRGHELRQARQRIGVIFQSFNLLDSRTALGNVELPLQISGMKRAKRQTLAMEMLARVGLADKAKVHPAHLSGGQQQRVAIARAIVSRPSVLISDEATSALDPATTDSIIQLIRELTDELELTTILVSHQMEVISKVADHVSEIRNGRIVNSYATQVGV, encoded by the coding sequence GTGATTAAAATTGCCAACCTGACAAAGATATATCCGCCAGCGAGTCGCAATTCCGCACCTACTACCGCCCTTGACAACATCAACTTAACTGTTCAGCACGGTCAGGTTATGGGAATTATTGGGCCATCAGGGGCTGGAAAGTCAACGTTAGGTAGATGCTTAACTTTATTGACTAAACCTACTTCAGGCACGATAGCCGTTGATGATATCGAAATGACCTCCTTGCGTGGTCACGAATTGCGTCAAGCGCGTCAACGCATAGGTGTTATTTTCCAGTCATTTAATCTGCTTGATTCCCGCACTGCCCTTGGCAATGTTGAGCTGCCACTGCAGATTTCTGGAATGAAACGAGCTAAGCGGCAAACCCTGGCTATGGAAATGCTTGCTCGCGTTGGACTAGCTGATAAAGCCAAGGTTCATCCAGCACATTTATCTGGTGGTCAGCAGCAGCGCGTAGCTATTGCTAGAGCCATCGTTTCTAGACCAAGCGTGCTAATCAGTGATGAGGCCACTAGTGCCCTAGACCCGGCTACTACTGATTCAATTATTCAGTTAATCCGTGAGTTAACTGACGAACTAGAGTTAACCACTATTTTGGTTTCGCATCAGATGGAAGTTATCTCAAAAGTCGCCGATCATGTCTCTGAAATTCGTAATGGACGAATCGTCAATTCCTATGCCACTCAGGTAGGTGTTTAG
- the lpdA gene encoding dihydrolipoyl dehydrogenase: MSSQFDVVVLGAGPGGYVAAIRAAQLGKKTAIVEKQWWGGVCLNVGCIPTKSLLRNAEIANILNNQKELFGINGDVTMDYSVAFKRSRQVSERMIKGVHFLMKKNKITEFNGWGTFKDAKTIEVDDGNGNVQSIVGSNIIIAAGATAKMLPGTSKSANVWTFEELILAEQLPKSIIIGGSGAIGTEFAFVLANYGVDVTIVEYLDRMVPTEDKEISAELAKHYKKLGIKLLTSTAVKTVEDTGAGVRVTVEPAKGGEQQVLEADKMLQAMGFAPRTKGYGLENTGVKLTERGAIEIDDYCRTNVPGVYAIGDATAKMMLAHTAEAQGVVAAETIAGAETMPVNYDMIPRATYCQPQIGTFGYSEEQAKAKGYNVKVAKFPFSANGKAWGLGEGVGFVKLVADATYNEILGLTMIGPDVTELLPELQLAQQWDLTTAEVARVVHAHPTLSEALKEAVEGIEGHMINL, encoded by the coding sequence ATGAGCTCACAGTTTGATGTAGTCGTTCTCGGGGCTGGTCCTGGCGGCTATGTTGCGGCCATTCGTGCCGCACAATTAGGCAAGAAAACCGCAATCGTTGAAAAACAATGGTGGGGTGGTGTGTGCCTTAATGTTGGCTGCATACCAACGAAATCTTTGTTACGTAATGCTGAAATAGCCAATATCTTGAACAACCAAAAAGAATTGTTCGGCATCAATGGTGATGTGACTATGGACTATTCAGTAGCTTTCAAGCGCAGCCGTCAAGTATCAGAACGGATGATAAAAGGCGTTCACTTCTTGATGAAGAAGAATAAGATCACCGAATTTAATGGTTGGGGCACGTTCAAGGACGCCAAAACCATTGAGGTTGATGATGGTAACGGTAATGTTCAATCAATCGTAGGTAGCAACATCATTATCGCCGCTGGGGCTACCGCGAAAATGCTTCCGGGCACTTCAAAATCAGCAAACGTGTGGACATTCGAGGAGCTTATTCTTGCTGAGCAGCTACCTAAGTCAATTATCATTGGCGGGTCAGGTGCTATCGGCACTGAATTTGCTTTTGTGCTAGCCAATTACGGCGTTGACGTGACTATCGTCGAATATCTTGATCGTATGGTGCCGACTGAAGATAAAGAAATCAGCGCCGAACTGGCGAAACATTACAAGAAGCTCGGTATTAAATTGCTGACTTCTACAGCAGTTAAAACGGTTGAAGATACCGGCGCTGGCGTTCGGGTAACCGTTGAGCCAGCCAAGGGTGGCGAGCAGCAAGTTCTAGAAGCAGACAAGATGTTACAAGCCATGGGATTTGCGCCACGCACGAAAGGCTACGGCCTAGAAAATACTGGCGTAAAACTAACCGAACGTGGCGCTATCGAGATTGACGACTATTGTCGCACAAATGTGCCAGGTGTCTACGCTATCGGAGACGCTACTGCGAAGATGATGTTAGCCCACACGGCGGAGGCTCAAGGCGTAGTGGCGGCTGAAACCATCGCCGGGGCAGAAACCATGCCGGTCAATTACGATATGATTCCGCGCGCTACCTACTGCCAGCCACAGATTGGTACCTTTGGCTATTCTGAGGAGCAAGCCAAGGCAAAGGGCTACAACGTTAAGGTAGCTAAGTTCCCATTCAGCGCGAACGGCAAAGCGTGGGGTCTTGGTGAGGGTGTTGGTTTCGTAAAGTTGGTTGCTGATGCCACCTATAACGAGATTCTTGGTCTAACAATGATCGGCCCAGACGTCACGGAGCTGCTGCCTGAGCTGCAACTAGCTCAGCAGTGGGATCTAACTACGGCCGAGGTGGCTCGCGTCGTTCACGCGCATCCAACGCTCTCGGAGGCTTTGAAGGAAGCTGTCGAGGGCATCGAAGGTCATATGATTAACCTCTAA
- the pdxY gene encoding pyridoxal kinase PdxY, producing MKTILSIQSAVAYGFAGNSAAIFPIRRMGLDVWPVYTVTFSANTVYGPPHGPLMTPEQVSDVVAGIAELGELNNVDAVLSGYLGEAGIAHSIAEAVDLTREYNPNAIYLCDPVMGDIDRGFYSMPGIPEFIRDELVPRATYLTPNLFELRALVGRPVDGLTEIVTAAKELLAKGPKAIIVTSAITSTHELAMVAVDANGAWAVSTPMLSRKFEGSGDLTSAILLSNLLKGAGLDKALSATANSVYGVLAGTRERRELDIVGTQEELVNPSNSFVATKLKLTI from the coding sequence GTGAAAACGATTCTTTCGATTCAATCTGCGGTTGCCTATGGGTTTGCTGGCAACTCCGCTGCGATATTCCCAATAAGACGCATGGGCTTAGATGTTTGGCCGGTCTACACTGTGACTTTCTCTGCCAATACCGTTTATGGGCCTCCCCATGGTCCGCTAATGACCCCTGAGCAGGTAAGTGATGTTGTGGCCGGCATTGCAGAGTTAGGGGAGTTAAATAACGTAGATGCCGTCTTGTCTGGTTATTTAGGTGAAGCCGGCATTGCCCATTCGATAGCTGAAGCTGTCGATTTGACTCGCGAATATAATCCGAATGCTATCTATCTTTGTGATCCAGTGATGGGTGACATTGATCGGGGCTTTTATTCAATGCCTGGAATACCAGAGTTTATTCGTGATGAGCTCGTTCCAAGAGCCACCTATTTGACCCCGAACCTTTTTGAACTTCGAGCCCTGGTTGGTCGTCCAGTTGATGGCCTGACAGAAATTGTCACAGCAGCTAAAGAGTTACTGGCTAAGGGACCGAAAGCCATAATTGTCACCTCGGCAATTACTTCAACGCACGAACTCGCGATGGTTGCTGTGGATGCCAATGGCGCTTGGGCGGTCAGTACACCTATGCTTAGCCGTAAATTTGAAGGTTCTGGGGATTTAACCTCAGCGATTTTACTATCAAATCTTCTAAAAGGTGCCGGACTTGATAAAGCGCTGTCGGCTACCGCTAATTCAGTTTATGGCGTGTTAGCTGGCACTAGGGAGCGGCGCGAATTGGACATAGTGGGTACTCAAGAAGAATTGGTTAACCCAAGCAATAGCTTCGTAGCTACAAAACTTAAATTAACTATCTAA
- a CDS encoding glycerophosphodiester phosphodiesterase, translating to MVNAYLDGFVCMAHRGGYVSAEDSGRENSLYAFKKAVEIGYRHIETDVHATADGKLIAFHDDRLDRVTDRSGLVAKLPFSDVRKARIADTDQIPTLDEVLEEFPDTFINIDIKASTAIQPLIETIRRHKAINRVCVASFSHFRLAKFRRAKLGTLTSMSSVGVGVTKFCPPLTKIFDLGAAALQIPVCVRVAGKKIRLVTPKLLSNVHKRGIRIHIWTVNDPIEMAELIDIGVDGIITDRPKVLKDVAIAKGVWPG from the coding sequence GTGGTTAATGCATATTTGGACGGCTTTGTGTGCATGGCGCATCGGGGTGGGTATGTAAGTGCCGAAGATAGCGGGCGGGAAAATTCTCTGTATGCCTTCAAAAAAGCAGTCGAGATTGGTTACCGTCACATCGAGACAGACGTTCACGCAACCGCTGACGGAAAATTGATAGCTTTCCACGATGACCGTTTGGATCGGGTAACTGATCGTAGTGGGTTGGTTGCTAAATTACCGTTTTCTGATGTCCGTAAAGCAAGAATCGCCGATACTGACCAAATTCCGACACTGGACGAGGTTCTAGAAGAATTTCCAGATACTTTCATTAACATCGACATTAAAGCTAGCACGGCAATTCAGCCGTTGATAGAAACGATTCGGCGCCATAAAGCAATAAACCGGGTTTGCGTAGCCTCTTTCTCGCACTTCAGATTAGCTAAATTTCGTCGAGCAAAGCTCGGAACCTTAACTTCTATGTCCAGCGTGGGGGTTGGCGTCACGAAATTTTGTCCTCCACTAACCAAGATATTTGATCTTGGAGCAGCAGCATTACAGATCCCGGTCTGCGTCCGAGTTGCTGGCAAAAAGATTCGGTTGGTCACCCCAAAGTTGTTGTCTAATGTTCATAAACGCGGTATCCGTATCCACATTTGGACAGTAAACGACCCCATTGAGATGGCGGAACTGATAGATATAGGCGTAGACGGCATCATCACTGATAGGCCGAAGGTTCTCAAAGATGTTGCCATAGCCAAGGGTGTTTGGCCTGGTTAG